CACATTTAATGCTATATGTTGTATGCCTCCTCTTCCAGAGTTTTTTTGAATATATTTATAAATTGCACTATTTTCATCTGTTCCCTCTAGCAATTCTATTTCTGTATCCCCTACCGGTAAAAATGCTACATTAACTTTTTGTTCAACTACAGTTTCCTTTCCTTCACATTTAATACCTAATATATCTTCATAAAATTTTATAGCATCCTCTAAATTAGGTACAGCTATACCTATATGATCAACTCTTTTTATATTCATAATAATTCTCCCATTATTTTTACTTTTTTAATGATTGTATAATATCTTCAGCCATAGTATATATATCTAACGTTGAATCTTCTGTTTGTTGTATTTTTTCTTGTATGTTAATTTGTTTATATACTTTATTTAACATTTCTTCTAATTTTATATGAACAAAATCATCCATTTCTTTATAATCTCTCATCGCTTTTTTATTTATAAGCTTATTTGTATTTTCTAAAAATAATTTATGAGATTTTATATTGTCTATAGCTTCATTTATTCCTTCACCCTTATTTGATACAGCTAAACTAACTTTAGGCCTAAATTCCCAATCATTTTTAAAGCTTAACATATTCTCTATTTCTGTTTTAGTTTTAGATACACCGTCTTTGTCTGCTTTATTTATTACAAATATATCTGCAATTTCCATTATACCTGCTTTAATAGCCTGTATATCATCTCCCATACCTGGCATTAAAACTATGGCTACTGTGTCAGATATATTAACTATATCTATTTCTGATTGACCTACACCTACTGTTTCTATAAATATATAATCACATCCATAAGCTTCTAATACCTTTATTACAGATAATATAGAGTTCGTAGTTCCACCTAAACTACCTCTAGACCCCATAGATCTAATAAATACTTTATTATTAGAAGTTAATTCTGTCATTCTTATTCTATCTCCTAGTATAGCGCCTTTAGTAAAATGGCTTGTTGGGTCAATAGCTATGATACCAATGCTATACCCATCTTTAAGCATTTCTTTAACAATTTCTTTTGTAAATGTAGATTTTCCTACACCAGGAGGTCCCGTTATACCAACTATATATGAATTACCTGTATACGGTAAAATTTCTTTTAACAATTTTTCATATCCATTACTTCTATTTTCTACTATACTTATTGCCCTGGCACAATCTTTTTTACTACCCTGAAGTAAATTTTTTATTAATTTATCCATGAATTAAAATTATAGACTTCTTTTCAAATTATTTCTTATAAATTGTATTGTCTCTTCTGTTGTTGTACCAGGAGTGAATACTACTGATATACCTTTTTCTATTAAGTTAGGTATATCTTCTTCAGGTATTATTCCACCTGCCAATACTAATATATCATCATATACCTCTTCTTTTTTCATTAAATCTACTACAGCAGGTAATAAGTGATTATGTGCTCCAGATAATATACTCATAGCAACTACATCAACATCTTCTTGTATAGCAATTTGAACTATATTTTCAGGTGTCTGTCTTAATCCTGAATATATTACTTCCATTCCAGCATCCCTTAATGCCCTTGCAATTACTTTAGCCCCTCTGTCATGTCCATCTAAACCTGGTTTTGCTACTAATACTCTTATAGGTCTCATTATTTTATTCCCCCCTAAAATACATCACCTTGAACATATTCTCCAAACTCTTCTCTCATAACTTTGCATATTTCTCCTAATGTAGCATATGACTCTACTGCCTCAATTATATATGGCATCATGTTATCAGTTGTATTACATGCATTTCTTAATCTTTCTAAAGCAGCAGTTGTTTTTTCATTGTCTCTAGATTGTTTAAATTTACTTAATTTTGATATTTGTGTTTTTTCTGCTACTTCATCTACTTTAAGAAGCCCTTTTATTTCTTGTTCTTGTGATGTATATTTGTTAACACCTACAATTATTTTTTCTTTA
Above is a genomic segment from Romboutsia lituseburensis containing:
- the mce gene encoding methylmalonyl-CoA epimerase, with product MNIKRVDHIGIAVPNLEDAIKFYEDILGIKCEGKETVVEQKVNVAFLPVGDTEIELLEGTDENSAIYKYIQKNSGRGGIQHIALNVGSIESAIQEFKDKGYIMLDNTFRYGAGGAKIAFCHPKGTYGTLIELTER
- the meaB gene encoding methylmalonyl Co-A mutase-associated GTPase MeaB, with product MDKLIKNLLQGSKKDCARAISIVENRSNGYEKLLKEILPYTGNSYIVGITGPPGVGKSTFTKEIVKEMLKDGYSIGIIAIDPTSHFTKGAILGDRIRMTELTSNNKVFIRSMGSRGSLGGTTNSILSVIKVLEAYGCDYIFIETVGVGQSEIDIVNISDTVAIVLMPGMGDDIQAIKAGIMEIADIFVINKADKDGVSKTKTEIENMLSFKNDWEFRPKVSLAVSNKGEGINEAIDNIKSHKLFLENTNKLINKKAMRDYKEMDDFVHIKLEEMLNKVYKQINIQEKIQQTEDSTLDIYTMAEDIIQSLKK
- a CDS encoding cobalamin B12-binding domain-containing protein, yielding MRPIRVLVAKPGLDGHDRGAKVIARALRDAGMEVIYSGLRQTPENIVQIAIQEDVDVVAMSILSGAHNHLLPAVVDLMKKEEVYDDILVLAGGIIPEEDIPNLIEKGISVVFTPGTTTEETIQFIRNNLKRSL